From one Acidibrevibacterium fodinaquatile genomic stretch:
- a CDS encoding COX15/CtaA family protein produces the protein MSADSPARRAVGLWLIVIAAMIGVMVVLGGATRVSGSGLSIMEWAPLSGALPPLSGAEWRRLFALYQQIPQYHLLHEGMDLAGFQHIFWLEWVHRLWGRLLGVAFFLPLVVFWWRGWLPRRLIWRLVGIFVLGGMQGAVGWFMVASGFFPDSTAVAPARLVIHLGLALVLYAAVLWTAFSELIPAPPGQPAALVRAGARLTLALVALTILAGGFVAGLHAGLEYNTFPLMEGRWVPAGYATLTPFWYNLIANIAAVQFDHRLLATTALLAALLTLVAGGWQRARLSPLLRRALAALAAIILLQFALGVTTLLLVVPAPLAVLHQAGAVALLTAAIFAVYVSSAARKDPP, from the coding sequence ATGAGCGCCGATTCGCCGGCGCGGCGCGCGGTTGGCCTCTGGCTGATCGTGATCGCGGCGATGATCGGGGTGATGGTGGTTTTGGGCGGGGCGACGCGGGTTTCCGGCTCCGGGCTCTCGATCATGGAATGGGCGCCTCTCTCGGGCGCCCTGCCGCCGCTCTCGGGCGCCGAATGGCGGCGATTGTTCGCGCTCTATCAGCAGATCCCACAATATCATCTGCTGCATGAAGGGATGGATCTCGCCGGATTTCAGCATATTTTCTGGCTGGAATGGGTCCACCGGCTGTGGGGGCGGCTGCTCGGCGTTGCGTTTTTTCTCCCCTTGGTGGTGTTTTGGTGGCGGGGGTGGCTCCCGCGGCGGCTGATTTGGCGGCTGGTCGGGATTTTCGTCCTCGGCGGGATGCAGGGCGCGGTCGGCTGGTTCATGGTTGCCTCGGGATTTTTCCCCGACAGTACGGCGGTGGCGCCGGCGCGCCTCGTAATCCATCTCGGCCTCGCCTTGGTGCTCTATGCCGCCGTCTTGTGGACGGCGTTTTCCGAACTGATCCCCGCCCCACCAGGGCAGCCGGCGGCGCTGGTGCGGGCCGGGGCGCGTCTGACGCTCGCTCTCGTCGCGCTCACCATCCTCGCCGGCGGGTTCGTCGCCGGACTCCATGCCGGGCTCGAGTACAACACATTTCCGCTCATGGAGGGGCGTTGGGTGCCGGCGGGCTATGCGACGCTGACCCCGTTTTGGTACAATCTCATCGCGAATATCGCCGCTGTGCAGTTCGATCACCGGCTGCTCGCGACCACCGCCCTGCTCGCCGCGCTGCTGACGCTCGTCGCCGGGGGCTGGCAGCGGGCGCGGCTCTCGCCCCTGCTGCGGCGTGCCTTGGCGGCGCTGGCGGCGATCATTCTCTTGCAATTTGCGTTGGGTGTGACCACGCTTCTGCTCGTCGTCCCGGCGCCGCTCGCCGTGCTGCACCAGGCCGGCGCCGTGGCGTTGCTCACGGCAGCGATTTTCGCCGTTTATGTTTCGTCTGCCGCCCGGAAGGATCCGCCATGA
- the rpiA gene encoding ribose-5-phosphate isomerase RpiA encodes MDHECLKQQAAAAAVAEIVDGMVLGLGTGSTAAFMITLLGERIKREGLRVRGIPTSERTAQAAQAAGIPLTDFAQDAVIDLAIDGADQITSGRLDLIKGLGGALLREKIVADAARRLVIMADASKLVTTLSGIVPVEVVAFGWEATSRKIAALGGQPRLRLTADGAPYRSDGGNVILDCDFGAVSEPAPLDEALRRLVGVVETGFFLGRADLVLLAEETGVRRLARGE; translated from the coding sequence ATGGATCACGAGTGCTTGAAGCAGCAGGCGGCGGCGGCGGCGGTCGCGGAAATCGTCGATGGCATGGTGCTCGGGCTCGGCACCGGCTCGACCGCGGCCTTCATGATCACCCTGCTCGGCGAGCGGATCAAAAGGGAGGGGCTCCGCGTCCGCGGCATCCCGACCTCTGAGCGCACCGCGCAGGCGGCGCAAGCGGCCGGCATTCCGCTCACTGACTTCGCGCAAGACGCGGTGATCGATCTCGCGATCGACGGCGCCGATCAGATCACCAGCGGCCGCCTCGACCTGATCAAGGGGCTCGGCGGCGCGCTTTTGCGCGAAAAAATCGTCGCCGACGCGGCGCGCCGGCTGGTGATCATGGCGGATGCGAGCAAGCTGGTCACGACGCTCTCGGGTATCGTTCCGGTCGAGGTGGTTGCCTTCGGCTGGGAGGCGACGTCGCGCAAGATCGCGGCCCTCGGCGGCCAGCCGCGCCTCCGCCTAACCGCCGATGGCGCGCCCTATCGCAGCGATGGCGGCAATGTCATCCTCGATTGCGACTTCGGCGCGGTTTCCGAGCCGGCGCCGCTCGATGAGGCGCTCCGCCGCCTCGTCGGCGTCGTCGAGACCGGGTTCTTCCTCGGCCGCGCCGATCTCGTCCTGCTCGCCGAGGAAACCGGGGTCAGGCGTCTTGCGCGCGGTGAGTAA
- the tldD gene encoding metalloprotease TldD, whose translation MTPLAATDRLFFERAEAALARETAERLTAEALAGADDGELFLEYRESEQVSLDDGHIRTAGFDTALGFGLRAVAGAATGYAHAGEISEAALRRAAETVHAVAAGRAGRAAAPPAGSNARLYDEANPLLLMPFEARARLLGAIDAYARGKDGRVKQVMASLSGEWQAVQIIRADGRRVADLRPLVRLNVAVVVESNGRRETGSFGTGGRFDYSRVTGEDTWRAAVDEALRQALINLESRPAPAGEMPVVLGAGWPGILLHEAIGHGLEGDFNRKKTSAFAGLLGQRIAAPGVTVVDDGTLPDRRGSLTVDDEGTPSGRTVLIEDGILTGYLQDRQNARLMGMRPTGNGRRQSYAHAPMPRMTNTIMLGGQSSAEEMIRSVKRGLYAVNFGGGQVDITSGKFVFSASEAYLIEDGKVTAPVKGATLIGNGPDALTKVEMIGDDMALDPGIGTCGKNGQGVPVGVGQPTLKLAALTVGGTAA comes from the coding sequence ATGACCCCGCTTGCCGCGACCGACCGCCTGTTTTTCGAGCGCGCCGAGGCAGCCCTCGCCCGCGAAACCGCCGAGCGCCTTACCGCCGAAGCCCTCGCCGGCGCCGATGATGGCGAATTATTCCTCGAATATCGCGAAAGCGAGCAGGTGAGCCTCGATGACGGGCATATCCGCACCGCCGGCTTCGATACCGCGCTCGGCTTCGGGCTCCGCGCCGTCGCGGGTGCGGCGACCGGCTATGCCCATGCCGGCGAGATCAGCGAGGCGGCGCTGCGCCGCGCCGCCGAGACCGTCCACGCGGTGGCCGCCGGCCGTGCCGGCCGCGCCGCCGCGCCGCCGGCGGGCAGCAATGCGCGGCTCTATGACGAGGCCAATCCGCTGCTCCTGATGCCGTTCGAGGCGCGGGCGCGGCTCCTCGGCGCGATCGATGCTTACGCCCGCGGCAAGGATGGGCGGGTCAAGCAGGTGATGGCCTCGCTTTCGGGGGAGTGGCAGGCGGTGCAGATCATCCGCGCCGATGGCCGCCGCGTCGCCGATCTCCGGCCGCTGGTGCGGCTCAATGTCGCGGTTGTCGTGGAAAGCAACGGCCGGCGCGAGACCGGGAGCTTCGGCACTGGCGGGCGCTTCGATTACAGCCGCGTCACCGGCGAGGATACTTGGCGGGCGGCGGTGGACGAAGCGCTGCGCCAAGCGCTCATCAATCTCGAAAGCCGCCCGGCGCCGGCCGGCGAGATGCCCGTCGTGCTCGGCGCCGGCTGGCCGGGGATTTTGCTGCATGAGGCAATCGGCCATGGCTTGGAGGGCGATTTCAACCGCAAGAAAACCTCGGCCTTCGCGGGCCTGCTCGGCCAACGCATCGCGGCTCCCGGCGTCACCGTGGTCGATGACGGAACGCTGCCCGATCGCCGCGGCAGCCTCACCGTCGATGATGAGGGCACGCCGAGCGGGCGGACGGTGCTGATCGAGGACGGGATCCTCACCGGCTACCTGCAAGACCGCCAGAATGCACGCCTGATGGGCATGCGCCCGACCGGGAATGGCCGCCGCCAATCCTATGCGCATGCGCCGATGCCGCGTATGACCAATACCATCATGCTCGGTGGCCAGAGCAGCGCCGAGGAGATGATCCGCTCGGTCAAGCGTGGCTTGTATGCCGTTAATTTCGGCGGCGGGCAGGTGGATATCACCTCGGGCAAGTTCGTGTTCTCGGCCTCCGAGGCCTATCTGATCGAGGATGGCAAGGTGACGGCGCCGGTGAAAGGGGCGACGCTGATCGGCAACGGGCCGGATGCACTGACCAAGGTCGAGATGATCGGCGATGACATGGCGCTCGACCCCGGGATCGGCACCTGCGGCAAGAACGGCCAAGGGGTTCCGGTCGGTGTCGGCCAGCCGACGCTGAAGCTCGCGGCGCTGACCGTCGGCGGCACGGCTGCGTAA
- the gnd gene encoding phosphogluconate dehydrogenase (NAD(+)-dependent, decarboxylating), translated as MKLGIIGLGRMGANIARRLMRAGHQTVVFDLSADAIATLEKEGAEGAPSLAALAEKLAPPRIAWVMLPAGHITEDTIAKIAEIFTKDDIVIDGGNTYFKDDIRRASELRKRGLHYVDVGTSGGVWGLERGFCMMIGGDKPTVDHLDPIFRALAPGAGDAPRTPGREKFDHRAEQGYLHAGPAGAGHFVKMVHNGIEYGLMQAYAEGFDILRHRVSEALPESERFTLNLPDIAEVWRRGSVISSWLLDLTAAALAENPDLSHFSGHVADSGEGRWTIEAAIDEAVPANVLSAALYARFRSREEESFADKLLSAMRYGFGGHVEQPTK; from the coding sequence ATGAAACTCGGCATCATCGGACTCGGCCGGATGGGCGCGAACATCGCCCGGCGGTTGATGCGCGCGGGCCACCAAACCGTCGTCTTCGACCTCTCGGCCGATGCGATCGCCACCCTCGAAAAGGAGGGCGCCGAGGGTGCCCCCTCGCTCGCGGCACTCGCCGAGAAGCTGGCGCCGCCGCGTATCGCCTGGGTGATGCTGCCCGCAGGCCATATCACCGAGGACACCATCGCCAAAATTGCTGAAATCTTCACAAAAGATGACATCGTCATCGATGGCGGCAATACCTACTTCAAGGACGATATCCGCCGCGCCAGCGAATTGCGAAAGCGCGGCCTGCATTACGTCGATGTCGGCACGTCGGGTGGCGTTTGGGGGCTCGAGCGCGGGTTTTGCATGATGATCGGCGGCGATAAGCCGACCGTCGATCACCTCGACCCGATTTTTCGCGCGCTTGCGCCTGGCGCCGGTGATGCGCCGCGGACCCCGGGGCGGGAGAAATTCGACCACCGCGCCGAGCAGGGCTACCTCCACGCCGGCCCGGCCGGCGCCGGGCATTTCGTCAAAATGGTCCATAACGGCATCGAATACGGCCTGATGCAGGCCTATGCGGAAGGGTTCGACATTCTCCGCCATCGCGTCTCGGAAGCGCTGCCGGAATCCGAGCGTTTCACCCTCAATCTCCCCGATATCGCCGAGGTCTGGCGCCGGGGCAGCGTGATTTCCTCCTGGCTGCTCGATCTCACCGCCGCGGCGCTCGCGGAAAATCCCGATCTATCGCATTTTTCCGGCCACGTCGCCGATTCCGGCGAGGGCCGCTGGACGATCGAAGCGGCGATCGACGAGGCGGTGCCGGCCAACGTGCTCTCTGCGGCACTCTATGCCCGGTTTCGCTCGCGCGAAGAGGAAAGCTTCGCCGACAAGCTGCTGTCCGCCATGCGCTATGGTTTCGGCGGCCATGTCGAGCAACCCACGAAGTGA
- a CDS encoding bifunctional transaldolase/phosoglucose isomerase yields MTNPLAQLPTLGQSVWLDFVSRPLLEKGDLQRLIAEDGIRGVTSNPSIFEKAIAHSTDYDADLAACVRAADRDVDALFEHLAIADIRMAADQLRPVYERTKGVDGYVSLEVSPYLAMDTEGTIAEARRLWRAVERPNLMIKVPGTEPGVPAIRTLIGDGINVNVTLLFSVAAYEAVAEAYLAGLEAASAAKRDIAGIASVASFFVSRIDAAVEREVAERLKTASATEAEALRALDGKVAIANAKRAYQRYQALIETPRWRKLAAKGARPQRLLWASTGTKSKSLPDTLYVDELIGPETVNTMPPATMDAMRDHGHAKVTLTQGLADAEAVLSSLARLHISLDAITEALVVDGVRRFADDADKLFAAVARRRAEVLDGKAPRQVIAPGPDGETFAAEMERWREEGLIRLLWRRDSALWTGGDEDHWLGWLDAIAAGEAALPALTAFGAEIAKEGFTDIVLLGMGGSSLGAEVLATTLAPAVKGPRFHMLDSTDPAQIAALEAAITLKTTLFIVASKSGSTLEPELMRRYFFARANNATQFVAITDPGSALEKIAKTDGYRAIFPGEKTIGGRYSVLSHFGLVPAAALGLDVAQLLALAKQMYHACGASVPPSENPGVALGVFLGINARAGRDKVTIMASPGIKAIGAWLEQLLAESTGKQGLGLIPIAGEPPVAPEAYSEDRVFAYLELEDHADAAQEALVAALEKAGRPVARLRVPSPHHIGQEFFRWEIATAVAGNVLGINPFDQPDVEASKVKTKALTEAFEKTGALPESEPLLRDGEITVYADPLNARALSGAKTLAEALAAHFARAKAGDYAALLAYIARNPAHEAALEKLRTHILAAKKIATCVGFGPRFLHSTGQVYKGGPNSGIFLQITASDANDIAVPGQRASFGVVKAAQALGDLEVLVERKRRVLRLHLGGDLAHALAALEAALARALALTS; encoded by the coding sequence ATGACCAATCCCCTGGCCCAGCTTCCCACCCTCGGCCAATCGGTTTGGCTCGATTTCGTGAGCCGCCCGTTATTGGAGAAGGGAGACTTGCAACGCCTGATCGCCGAAGACGGTATCCGTGGCGTTACCTCCAACCCCTCGATCTTTGAAAAAGCGATCGCCCATTCGACGGATTACGACGCCGATCTCGCCGCTTGCGTGCGCGCCGCCGATCGCGACGTCGACGCCCTGTTCGAGCATCTCGCCATCGCCGATATCCGTATGGCGGCCGACCAGTTGCGCCCGGTCTATGAGCGGACCAAGGGGGTCGACGGCTATGTCAGCCTCGAGGTCTCTCCTTATCTCGCGATGGACACCGAGGGCACGATCGCCGAGGCGCGGCGGCTCTGGCGCGCCGTCGAGCGCCCCAATCTGATGATCAAGGTGCCCGGCACCGAGCCCGGCGTGCCGGCGATCCGGACCCTGATCGGCGACGGGATCAACGTCAATGTCACCCTGCTGTTCTCGGTTGCCGCCTATGAAGCGGTGGCGGAGGCCTATCTCGCCGGGTTGGAGGCCGCCAGTGCCGCCAAGCGCGACATCGCCGGCATCGCTTCCGTCGCCAGCTTCTTCGTCAGCCGGATCGACGCCGCGGTCGAACGCGAGGTCGCCGAGCGGCTAAAGACCGCCTCCGCCACGGAAGCCGAGGCGCTGCGCGCCCTTGACGGCAAGGTCGCGATCGCCAACGCCAAACGCGCCTATCAGCGCTATCAGGCGCTGATCGAGACTCCGCGTTGGCGAAAACTCGCGGCCAAGGGCGCGCGGCCGCAACGCTTGCTCTGGGCCTCGACCGGCACCAAAAGCAAATCCTTGCCCGATACGCTCTATGTCGACGAACTGATCGGGCCGGAGACGGTCAACACCATGCCACCGGCGACGATGGACGCGATGCGCGACCACGGCCACGCCAAGGTGACATTGACGCAGGGCTTGGCCGACGCCGAAGCGGTTCTCTCGTCGCTCGCGCGCCTGCATATCTCGCTCGATGCGATCACCGAGGCGCTGGTCGTCGATGGCGTTCGCCGCTTCGCCGACGATGCCGACAAGCTCTTTGCCGCCGTTGCGCGCCGCCGCGCCGAGGTGCTGGACGGCAAAGCGCCGCGCCAGGTGATCGCGCCGGGGCCGGACGGCGAAACCTTCGCCGCCGAGATGGAGCGCTGGCGCGAAGAAGGCTTGATCCGTCTCCTCTGGCGGCGCGATTCGGCGCTCTGGACGGGCGGCGACGAGGATCACTGGCTCGGCTGGCTTGACGCCATTGCCGCCGGCGAGGCGGCGCTGCCGGCGCTCACCGCGTTCGGCGCCGAGATCGCCAAGGAGGGTTTTACCGACATCGTGCTCCTCGGCATGGGCGGCTCCAGCCTCGGCGCCGAAGTGCTGGCGACGACGCTGGCCCCGGCCGTCAAGGGGCCACGCTTTCACATGCTCGATTCCACCGACCCGGCGCAGATCGCCGCCCTCGAGGCCGCGATCACGCTCAAAACCACGCTTTTCATCGTCGCCAGCAAATCCGGCTCGACGTTGGAGCCCGAGCTGATGCGGCGCTATTTCTTCGCCCGCGCAAACAACGCCACGCAGTTCGTCGCGATCACCGACCCCGGCTCGGCGCTCGAGAAAATCGCCAAGACGGATGGCTACCGCGCGATTTTTCCGGGCGAGAAGACGATCGGTGGGCGCTATTCGGTGCTGTCGCATTTCGGCCTGGTGCCGGCGGCCGCGCTCGGGCTCGATGTCGCGCAGCTCCTTGCCCTTGCCAAGCAAATGTACCATGCCTGCGGCGCGAGCGTGCCGCCGAGCGAAAATCCTGGCGTCGCACTCGGTGTCTTTCTCGGCATCAACGCCCGCGCCGGGCGCGACAAGGTGACGATCATGGCGTCCCCCGGGATCAAGGCGATCGGTGCCTGGCTCGAACAATTGCTCGCCGAATCGACCGGCAAACAGGGCCTCGGGCTGATCCCGATCGCGGGCGAGCCGCCGGTCGCGCCCGAGGCGTATAGCGAGGATCGCGTGTTCGCCTATCTCGAACTGGAAGACCACGCCGACGCAGCACAGGAGGCGCTGGTCGCGGCCCTGGAGAAAGCGGGCCGCCCGGTCGCGCGCCTTCGCGTGCCCTCGCCCCATCATATCGGCCAGGAATTCTTTCGCTGGGAGATTGCGACCGCGGTTGCCGGCAATGTCCTCGGCATCAACCCGTTCGATCAGCCCGATGTCGAGGCGAGCAAGGTCAAGACCAAGGCGCTCACCGAGGCGTTCGAGAAGACCGGCGCCCTTCCCGAAAGCGAACCGCTGCTTCGTGACGGCGAGATCACGGTTTACGCCGATCCCCTGAATGCGCGCGCACTCTCAGGCGCGAAAACCCTCGCCGAGGCGCTCGCCGCGCATTTTGCACGCGCCAAAGCCGGGGATTACGCGGCACTCCTCGCCTATATCGCGCGCAACCCGGCGCATGAGGCGGCGCTCGAAAAACTCCGCACGCATATTCTTGCCGCCAAAAAAATCGCGACCTGCGTCGGCTTCGGCCCGCGCTTTCTGCACTCGACCGGCCAGGTTTACAAAGGCGGGCCGAATTCCGGGATTTTCCTGCAGATCACGGCATCGGACGCGAACGACATCGCGGTCCCCGGCCAGCGCGCGAGCTTTGGCGTCGTCAAAGCGGCGCAGGCCTTGGGGGATCTCGAGGTGCTCGTCGAGCGCAAACGGCGCGTGCTTCGCCTTCATCTCGGGGGCGACCTCGCGCACGCTCTCGCCGCCCTCGAGGCTGCTCTCGCGCGTGCTCTCGCCCTGACATCATGA
- the pgl gene encoding 6-phosphogluconolactonase has translation MHDSLHIAADRAALATAVADWLAARIAQGVGPMRIALSGGSTPRDLFEKLAAPPYRDTIPWARVELFWGDERFVPADHPESNYGMTRHALLDHIAIPAANIHPIPTDGTPADAAARYEALLKRSYGAETLDPARPLFDVVFLGLGEDGHTASLIPGQAVLAERSAWVAPVAQGRPEIRITLTYPALESCRAAAFLVAGRGKAAICRAVREGRADVPAAHLHPLGETLWFLDRAAAS, from the coding sequence ATGCATGATTCCCTCCACATCGCCGCCGATCGCGCGGCGCTGGCGACGGCGGTTGCGGACTGGCTCGCCGCGCGCATCGCGCAAGGCGTGGGGCCGATGCGCATTGCCTTGAGCGGCGGCTCGACCCCGCGCGATCTGTTCGAAAAACTCGCGGCGCCGCCGTATCGCGACACGATTCCCTGGGCGCGTGTCGAACTCTTCTGGGGCGATGAGCGCTTCGTGCCAGCGGATCATCCCGAAAGCAATTACGGGATGACGCGGCACGCCCTTCTCGATCACATCGCGATCCCGGCGGCGAACATCCACCCGATTCCAACCGATGGCACGCCGGCGGACGCCGCCGCGCGCTATGAGGCGCTGCTCAAGCGGAGCTACGGCGCCGAGACGCTCGACCCCGCTCGGCCGTTGTTCGACGTCGTTTTTCTCGGCCTCGGCGAAGACGGCCATACCGCCTCCCTCATCCCCGGCCAGGCGGTGCTCGCCGAACGCAGCGCTTGGGTCGCCCCCGTGGCGCAAGGCCGGCCCGAAATCCGCATTACCCTGACCTATCCCGCCCTTGAAAGCTGCCGCGCAGCGGCTTTTCTGGTCGCCGGCCGGGGCAAGGCGGCGATCTGTCGTGCCGTGCGCGAAGGCCGCGCGGACGTGCCGGCGGCGCATCTCCACCCGCTCGGCGAGACGCTCTGGTTCCTCGATCGCGCCGCCGCCTCTTGA
- a CDS encoding gluconokinase — MRPVVVLIMGVSGVGKTTLGEGLATVLGWPYQEGDALHSPENVAKMAAGIALSDADRAPWLDRIAAWIAARRAQGGGGIVTCSALKRAYRDRLLGPVGERGTDVALIYPQASEAVVAARLAARRGHFMPPTLLASQFATLEPPDPAEAPLVVDASQPPAAMRAEALALLAVRA, encoded by the coding sequence ATGCGTCCCGTCGTCGTTCTGATCATGGGGGTTTCCGGTGTCGGCAAGACGACGCTCGGGGAAGGGCTTGCGACCGTTCTCGGCTGGCCGTACCAGGAAGGGGATGCGCTGCATTCGCCGGAGAATGTCGCGAAAATGGCGGCCGGGATCGCGCTTTCGGACGCAGATCGGGCGCCGTGGCTGGATCGCATCGCCGCCTGGATCGCGGCGCGACGGGCGCAGGGCGGCGGCGGGATTGTCACCTGTTCGGCGCTCAAGCGCGCCTATCGCGACCGTTTGCTGGGGCCCGTGGGCGAGCGCGGCACGGATGTCGCGCTGATTTACCCGCAAGCCAGCGAGGCGGTGGTCGCGGCGCGGCTGGCGGCGCGGCGCGGCCATTTCATGCCGCCGACGCTGCTCGCAAGCCAGTTCGCAACCCTCGAGCCCCCTGACCCGGCAGAGGCGCCATTGGTGGTCGATGCCAGCCAACCGCCGGCGGCGATGCGCGCGGAGGCCTTGGCACTGCTCGCGGTCAGGGCATGA
- the xseA gene encoding exodeoxyribonuclease VII large subunit: MSDETPPLLSPVSNIPEYTVSEISGAVKRTLEGNFGRVRVRGEITECKRYPSGHVYFALKDEGAKLAGVIWKFTAQKLDLKPENGVEVIATGRISAYADRSSYQLIVERLDYAGVGALLARIEALRLRLDAKGLFSAARKRALPLLPRVIGVVTSEQGAVLQDIRTTLARRFPRPILLWPVPVQGEGAALRIAAAIEGFGALPPDGPIPRPDVLIVARGGGSLEDLMAFNDEAVVRAAAASPIPLIAAVGHETDTTLIDFAADRRAPTPTAAAELAVPARDDLLADLANKAARLSGALTGRLQAARLRLARAAAKLPDLPSLLGTASQRLDDRAGRLARALPAYLTQRRNRFERLATGLAAALRHLAAERRGRAMRILARLTPSLLAARLRERRTHLAGLAARLESVSHRAVLARGYALVRGEKGRVLTSAASIGPGRAITLELHDGTIAATTHRARPLQTELPLGDG; the protein is encoded by the coding sequence ATGAGCGATGAAACACCCCCCCTCCTTAGCCCGGTCTCCAACATCCCGGAATATACGGTTTCGGAAATCTCTGGCGCCGTGAAACGGACGCTCGAGGGCAATTTCGGCCGTGTGAGGGTGCGCGGCGAGATTACCGAGTGCAAGCGCTACCCCTCCGGCCACGTCTATTTTGCGTTGAAGGACGAGGGCGCCAAGCTCGCCGGGGTGATCTGGAAATTCACCGCCCAGAAACTCGACCTCAAGCCGGAAAACGGGGTTGAGGTGATCGCGACCGGGCGCATCTCGGCCTACGCTGACCGCTCCTCCTATCAGCTCATCGTCGAGCGGCTCGATTATGCCGGGGTCGGCGCGCTGCTTGCGCGGATCGAGGCGCTGCGGCTGCGGCTCGATGCCAAGGGCCTGTTCTCGGCGGCGCGCAAGCGGGCGCTGCCGCTGCTTCCGCGCGTCATCGGCGTCGTCACCTCCGAGCAGGGGGCGGTGCTCCAGGACATCCGCACCACGCTTGCGCGCCGCTTTCCGCGCCCGATCCTGCTTTGGCCGGTCCCGGTGCAGGGCGAGGGCGCGGCCCTTCGCATCGCCGCCGCGATCGAAGGCTTCGGCGCCCTGCCGCCGGACGGGCCGATCCCGCGGCCTGACGTGCTGATCGTCGCGCGTGGCGGCGGCAGCCTCGAAGACCTGATGGCGTTCAATGACGAGGCGGTGGTGCGGGCGGCAGCCGCCTCGCCGATCCCGCTGATCGCCGCCGTGGGGCACGAGACGGACACCACGCTGATCGATTTCGCCGCGGATCGCCGCGCCCCGACCCCGACCGCCGCCGCCGAGCTCGCGGTGCCGGCGCGGGACGATCTGCTTGCCGACCTCGCCAACAAGGCGGCGCGGCTTTCCGGCGCGCTGACCGGGCGGCTACAGGCGGCGCGGCTTCGTCTCGCCCGCGCGGCGGCGAAACTGCCCGATCTGCCTTCCCTCCTCGGCACCGCGTCGCAGCGCCTCGATGACCGCGCCGGGCGGCTCGCCCGCGCGCTCCCCGCCTATCTCACCCAGCGTCGGAACCGGTTCGAGCGGCTCGCAACCGGGCTCGCTGCGGCGCTTCGCCACCTTGCCGCCGAGCGCCGCGGCCGCGCGATGCGAATCCTCGCCCGCCTGACCCCCTCGCTCCTTGCCGCCCGCCTGCGCGAACGCCGCACCCATCTCGCGGGCCTTGCCGCCCGCCTCGAATCGGTTTCCCACCGCGCCGTGCTGGCCCGTGGCTACGCCCTGGTGCGCGGCGAGAAAGGCCGGGTGTTGACCAGCGCCGCCAGCATCGGCCCGGGCCGAGCCATCACCCTCGAACTCCACGACGGCACCATCGCCGCCACCACCCATCGCGCGCGCCCGCTGCAGACCGAGCTACCGCTCGGGGACGGGTAG